Proteins encoded within one genomic window of Equus caballus isolate H_3958 breed thoroughbred chromosome 20, TB-T2T, whole genome shotgun sequence:
- the MDC1 gene encoding mediator of DNA damage checkpoint protein 1 isoform X14: protein MMMEDTQAINWEVEEEEETERPSESLGCSLAPVGRLRIFSSAHGPEKDFPLYLGKNVVGRMPDCSVALPFPSISKQHAVIEILAWGKAPILRDSGSLNGTQILRPPKVLSPGVSHRLRDQELILFADLLCQYHRLDAPLPFVSRGPLTVEETPKVQGGTHPRGLLLAEDSEEEVDPLSERHVVKEPRTTSSSLATVVPESDEEGPSPAPGGPGPPFAFNLDSDTDEEESQQPATGEAFSAAMTDATVETEPPKAITTEIQLEKDQCSVEERDNATKVKRDARNEVVPVGVILERTQPAEEDSDTDVDDESRPPGRPAEVHLESAQPSGFMDSDTDVEEEGIPTTPAVVPMKKRQVFHGDDAKSPGAPGLANLQESPAGSDTDVEEGEALLTVPLERSQASMVIDSNTDDEEEVSAALTLARLKESRTLTWHRDTDVEEDKAQPVVLLEQSQTSARRDSDTDVEEEGPPVEKRGTVPKDCTDKAHSEKSQPPLGDSDIEMEEDKSSPAVHLERSEASATVDVNTQVKEEVLPGPAVTPLEKHQVPVAWTNQTDVEADRGPAKLPMVCLEEAQPPPVGDCEITSLNASAVTDVRKSQFPTGGDAGTEWAVAVLEQERAPEAGAQGGSPVALVEQGLLPVSRENLTDLVVDTGTPGEPTQPRREGAQTPKEGKREPRMDGTKDSADARDDSEDLDLQATQCFVEKEGQSLEVQSTEDEPTQAFLLSPPQEPGPSRCSFQAEGALDELWEVLATQPYCPRESEASETQPIAAHLEAHGSCPSPPRATPGEQHPESPVHAEPLGIQGRGMQTVEKDMGTPGETADRVNPERGPLERATKKPPPEGERKDVMGEEELTWGLRDSQQKQVLARDTQRQESDKKVTSASPESGMESLKVEIETAREIQEKEREKQTLAREIFEREAEKLVPGRVCEVGGLEVKVSKVIQERGPEAGEPERGTQDQEGQASSPTPEPRVGAGGLQALASAVVASGSQSGGGRGVPVSPRRQERDHLNCKMPPAEKASRGDQESPEACLPPAVTEASAPLQNPLMSQSQKHPTPQPLPSLELPIPRARQNGSQGAPEIPPSELEPLHPKPKVRPRGSSRMLPSPVSSIAPESHPTTPTDQPVSPEPTSRATRSRTYRSSEMTPAPVVPTAPELQSSTSKDQPVTAKLTSRATRGRTHRSSVKSPEPVVPTAPELQPSTSKDQPVTPEPTSRGRTHRSSVKAPEQVVPTAPELQPSTSKDQSVIPTPTSRATRGRTHRSSVKTPEPVVPTAPEFQPPTPTDQPVTLELISRATRGRTHRASVKTPEPVVPTAPELQPPTSKDQSGILTPTSRATRGRTHRFSVKSPEPIVPIAPELQPSTPTDQSVASEPTSGTTQGRTHRSSVKTPELVVPTGPEFQPSTSINQLVTPKPTSQPRTHRSSVKTPEPIVPTTSELQPSTPTDQPVTPKPTSRATRGRKHRSVNTSEPIVPTAPELQPSTPTDKPVTRKPTSRATRGRTHRSSVKTPEPIVPTAPELQPSTPTDKPVTCKPTSRATRGRKHRSSVKTPKPIVPTASQLQPSTPTDQSVTPESTTQDIRGRKHRSSVKTPQPMEPTAPGHEPPSHTDQPVTPEAIAPASQSRTLRTSIISAVPVPTTPEFRSPVPTDQPIPPETIPQANCSRRPRATRKQGSPTAPIVHEPCSAPPEPNSRNQRRRAVRAAESLTTIPEPAFAQLPEAPTHAPHIEKVEAAGTSGFTPEPQRKASQSHKRPLATLDLPPLQKRLQRGKVSQKTAFLQEEEDDPTERPGKKEVVVMPGPGKRKRDQAEEEGILSRSLRRTKPNQESTAPKVLFTGVVDVRGERAVLALGGSLASSVAEASHLVTDRIRRTVKFLCALGRGIPILSLDWLHQSRKAGCFLPPDEYVVTDPEQEENFGFSLRDALSRARERRLLEGYEIHVTPGVQPPPLQMGEIISCCGGTVLPSMPRSYKPQRVVITCSQDFPRCAIPSRVGLPILSPEFLLTGVLKQEAKPEAFVLSALEMSST, encoded by the exons ATGATGGAGGACACCCAGGCTATTAACTGGGAGgttgaagaagaggaggagacagagagacccaGTGAATCCTTGGGGTGTAGCTTGGCGCCCGTAGGGCGACTGCGTATCTTCAGTAGTGCCCATGGACCAGAAAAAG ATTTCCCACTCTACCTCGGGAAGAATGTGGTAGGCCGAATGCCTGATTGCTCTGTGGCCCTGCCCTTTCCATCCATCTCCAAACAACATGCAGTGATTGAAATCCTGGCCTGGGGCAAGGCACCTATCCTCCGGGATTCTGGGAGCCTCAATGGGACTCAAATCCTGAGGCCTCCTAAGGTCCTGAGCCCTGGGGTGAGTCATCGTCTGAGAGACCAGGAGTTAATTCTCTTTGCTGACTTGCTCTGCCAGTACCATCGCCTGGATGCCCCCCTGCCCTTTGTCTCTCGGGGCCCTCTAACTGTAGAGGAGACACCCAAGGTACAGGGAGGAACTCATCCCCGGGGGCTCCTGTTGGCTGAGGACTCAGAGGAGGAAGTAG ATCCTCTTTCTGAAAGGCATGTGGTGAAAGAACCAAGGACCACATCTTCTTCTTTGGCAACAGTAGTTCCAGAGAG TGATGAAGAGGGGCCTTCCCCTGCCCCAGGTGGCCCTGGGCCACCTTTTGCCTTCAACTTGGACAGTGACACAGATGAGGAAGAAAGTCAGCAACCAGCAACAGGGGAGGCCTTCTCAGCTGCCATGACAGATGCCACTGTAGAGACAGAACCGCCTAAAGCCATCACAACTGAAATCCAGCTTGAAAAGGATCAGTGTTCAGTGGAGGAAAGGGACAATGCCACAAAAGTCAAGAGGGATGCAAGGAATGAAGTGGTTCCAGTTGGAGTGATTCTGGAGAGGACCCAACCTGCTGAGGAGGACAGTGACACAGATGTGGATGATGAGAGCAGGCCTCCAGGAAGGCCAGCCGAAGTCCATTTGGAAAGTGCCCAGCCTTCTGGCTTCATGGACAGTGATACTGATGTGGAAGAAGAGGGGATCCCCACGACCCCAGCTGTAGTTCCTATGAAGAAGAGGCAAGTCTTCCATGGAGATGATGCAAAGAGTCCTGGGGCACCTGGCTTGGCGAATCTGCAGGAGAGCCCAGCTGGTAGTGATACAGATGTGGAGGAGGGCGAGGCCCTACTAACGGTCCCTCTGGAGAGAAGCCAAGCCTCCATGGTGATCGATAGCAATACAGATGATGAGGAAGAAGTCTCAGCAGCACTCACTTTGGCACGTCTGAAAGAGAGCCGAACCCTTACCTGGCACAGAGATACAGATGTGGAAGAGGACAAGGCCCAACCTGTGGTCCTTCTGGAGCAAAGCCAAACCTCCGCCAGGAGAGACAGTGACAcagatgtggaggaggaggggccccCAGTGGAAAAGAGAGGCACTGTCCCCAAGGATTGCACAGACAAAGCACATTCAGAAAAGAGCCAGCCTCCTCTTGGGGACAGTGATATAGAGATGGAGGAAGATAAGAGCTCACCTGCAGTCCACCTGGAGAGAAGTGAAGCCTCTGCCACAGTGGACGTCAACACACAAGTGAAGGAGGAAGTCCTACCAGGGCCAGCTGTTACACCTCTGGAGAAGCATCAGGTGCCTGTGGCGTGGACAAATCAAACAGATGTGGAAGCAGACAGGGGCCCAGCAAAGCTGCCTATGGTGTGTCTAGAGGAAGCCCAGCCTCCTCCAGTTGGGGACTGTGAGATCACATCCTTAAATGCCTCAGCAGTGACAGATGTAAGAAAGAGCCAGTTTCCCACAGGAGGGGATGCTGGGACGGAATGGGCTGTGGCTGTTCTTGAGCAGGAGAGAGCTCCTGAGGCGGGGGCCCAGGGTGGGTCACCTGTGGCACTAGTGGAGCAGGGCCTTCTCCCTGTCTCAAGGGAAAACCTAACAGATCTGGTGGTGGACACAGGCACTCCAGGGGAACCCACCCAGCCACGGAGAGAGGGAGCCCAGACCcccaaagaagggaagagagaaccACGTATGGATGGGACCAAGGACTCTGCAGATGCCCGTGATG ATTCTGAAGATCTAGACCTACAGGCTACCCAGTGCTTTGTGGAGAAAGAGGGTCAGAGCCTGGAAG TCCAGAGCACGGAGGATGAACCTACCCAGGCCTTCCTGTTAAGTCCACCCCAAGAGCCTGGCCCTTCCCGTTGCAGCTTCCAGGCCGAAG GTGCCCTGGATGAGCTGTGGGAGGTCTTGGCTACACAGCCATACTGTCCAAGAGAATCTGAGGCCTCTGAGACCCAGCCCATTGCCGCCCACCTTGAGGCCCATGGATCTTGCCCCTCACCACCTAGGGCAACACCAGGAGAACAACATCCAGAGAGCCCAGTTCATGCAGAGCCACTGGGGATTCAAGGAAGAGGGATGCAGACTGTGGAGAAAGACATGGGTACACCAGGAGAAACAGCAGACAGGGTGAACCCTGAGAGAGGACCATTGGAGAGGGCAACCAAGAAACCGCcaccagaaggagagagaaaagatgtgATGGGAGAGGAAGAATTAACTTGGGGGCTACGGGACAGTCAACAAAAACAGGTGTTAGCTAGAGACACTCAGAGACAAGAGTCTGACAAAAAGGTGACAAGTGCAAGTCCCGAAAGTGGTATGGAGAGTTTGAAGGTAGAAATTGAGACAGCCAGGGAAatacaagagaaagagagagaaaagcagactCTTGcaagagaaatatttgaaagagaagcagagaaattaGTACCAGGGAGAGTGTGTGAGGTAGGTGGGTTAGAGGTCAAGGTATCCAAAGTGATACAGGagagaggccctgaggcaggggagCCAGAGAGAGGGACCCAGGACCAGGAAGGGCAGGCCTCCAGTCCAACACCAGAGCctcgggtgggggctgggggccttCAGGCACTCGCTTCAGCTGTGGTAGCTTCTGGGAGCCAATCAGGTGGAGGAAGGGGCGTCCCAGTGAgtcccaggaggcaggagagag ACCACTTGAATTGCAAGATGCCACCTGCTGAGAAGGCTTCTAGG GGTGATCAGGAATCCCCAGAGGCGTGTCTGCCTCCTGCAGTGACTGAAGCCTCAGCCCCACTCCAAAACCCCCTCATGTCTCAGAGCCAAAAACATCCTACACCTCAGCCTCTGCCTTCCTTAGAGCTGCCCATTCCCAGGGCCAGGCAAAATGGGAGTCAGGGAGCCCCAGAGATTCCTCCCTCAGAGCTGGAGCCTCTGCATCCAAAACCCAAAGTCAGGCCCCGGGGGTCCTCCAGGATGTTACCCTCTCCAGTGTCTTCTATAGCCCCTGAGTCCCACCCTACCACCCCCACAGACCAGCCTGTCAGCCCTGAGCCCACATCTCGGGCCACTCGGAGCAGAACATACAGGTCTTCTGAAATGACCCCTGCACCAGTTGTCCCCACAGCACCTGAGCTGCAATCTTCCACCTCCAAAGACCAGCCTGTCACCGCTAAGCTCACATCTCGGGCCACTCGGGGAAGGACACATAGGTCCTCTGTCAAGTCCCCTGAACCAGTTGTCCCCACAGCCCCTGAGCTCCAGCCTTCCACCTCTAAAGACCAGCCTGTCACTCCTGAGCCCACATCTCGGGGCAGGACACATAGATCTTCTGTCAAGGCCCCTGAGCAAGTTGTCCCTACAGCTCCTGAGCTGCAACCTTCCACCTCCAAAGACCAGTCTGTCATCCCCACACCCACATCCCGGGCCACTCGGGGCAGGACACATAGGTCCTCTGTCAAGACCCCTGAACCAGTTGTCCCCACAGCCCCTGAGTTCCAGCCTCCTACCCCCACAGACCAACCTGTCACTCTTGAGCTCATATCTCGGGCCACTCGGGGCAGAACACACAGAGCCTCTGTGAAGACTCCTGAACCAGTTGTCCccacagctcctgagctgcagcctcCCACCTCCAAAGACCAGTCTGGCATCTTAACACCCACATCTCGGGCCACTCGGGGCAGAACACATAGGTTCTCTGTCAAGTCCCCTGAACCAATTGTCCCCATAGCCCCTGAGCTTCAGCCTTCTACCCCCACAGACCAATCTGTCGCTAGTGAGCCCACATCTGGCACCACTCAGGGCAGGACACATAGGTCTTCTGTCAAGACCCCTGAACTAGTTGTACCCACAGGTCCTGAGTTCCAGCCTTCCACTTCCATAAACCAACTTGTCACCCCCAAACCCACATCTCAGCCAAGGACACATAGGTCTTCTGTCAAGACCCCCGAACCAATTGTTCCCACAACCTCAGAGCTCCAGCCTTCCACCCCCACAGACCAACCTGTCACCCCCAAACCCACATCCCGGGCCACTCGGGGCAGAAAACATAGGTCTGTCAACACCTCTGAACCGATTGTCCCCACAGCCCCTGAGCTCCAGCCTTCCACCCCCACAGACAAACCTGTCACCCGCAAGCCCACATCTCGGGCCACTCGGGGCAGAACACATAGGTCTTCTGTCAAGACACCCGAACCAATTGTCCCCACAGCCCCTGAGCTCCAGCCTTCTACCCCCACAGACAAACCTGTCACCTGCAAACCCACATCTCGGGCCACTCGGGGCAGAAAACATAGGTCTTCTGTCAAGACCCCCAAACCAATTGTCCCCACAGCCTCACAGCTCCAGCCTTCCACCCCGACAGACCAATCTGTTACCCCTGAGTCCACAACTCAGGACATTCGGGGCAGAAAACATAGGTCCTCTGTCAAGACTCCCCAACCAATGGAACCCACAGCCCCTGGCCATGAACCTCCCAGCCATACAGACCAGCCTGTCACCCCTGAAGCCATAGCTCCGGCTAGTCAGAGCAGGACACTAAGGACTTCTATAATAAGTGCTGTGCCAGTTCCTACCACCCCTGAATTCCGGTCTCCTGTCCCCACAGACCAGCCTATTCCCCCTGAGACCATCCCTCAAGCCAATTGCAGCAGGAGGCCAAGGGCCACTAGGAAGCAGGGGTCCCCCACAGCTCCCATTGTCCATGAACCCTGCTCTGCACCCCCTGAACCTAACTCGAGGAACCAAAGACGAAGAGCAGTGAGAGCAGCTGAGTCCCTTACAACCATTCCTGAGCCTGCCTTTGCCCAGCTTCCTGAGGCGCCCACTCATGCTCCCCACATCGAAAAGGTAGAGGCAGCAGGTACATCTGGGTTCACCCCAGAGCCCCAGCGTAAGGCCTCTCAAAGCCACAAGAGGCCTTTAGCTACCCTGGATTTACCCCCACTTCAAAAACGGCTCCAAAGAGGGAAAGTCTCCCAGAAGACAGCGTTCctccaggaagaggaagatgatCCCACAGAGAGACCAGGGAAGAAAGAG GTTGTAGTGATGCCAGgaccaggcaagagaaagagagaccaagCAGAAGAAGAGGGAATACTGAGCCGCAGCCTCCGAAGAACCAAACCTAATCAAGAGTCCACAGCCCCcaaa GTGCTCTTCACAGGAGTGGTGGATGTTCGAGGAGAGCGGGCAGTACTGGCCCTGGGGGGAAGTCTGGCCAGCTCAGTGGCAGAGGCTTCCCACCTGGTGACTGATCGAATCCGCCGGACGGTCAAGTTCCTGTGTGCCCTGGGGCGGGGGATCCCCATCCTCTCCCTGGACTGGCTGCACCAG TCCCGCAAAGCTGGTTGCTTCTTGCCACCGGATGAATACGTGGTGACCGATCCTGAGCAGGAAGAGAACTTTGGCTTCAGCCTTCGGGATGCTCTGAGCCGAGCTCGGGAGCGAAGGCTGCTGGAG GGCTATGAGATTCATGTGACCCCTGGAGTCCAGCCACCTCCACTTCAGATGGGAGAGATCATCAGCTGCTGTGGAGGCACTGTCCTACCCAGCATGCCCCGGTCCTATAAG CCTCAGAGAGTTGTGATCACATGCTCCCAGGACTTCCCCCGATGCGCCATTCCATCTCGGGTCGGGCTGCCCATCCTCTCACCTGAGTTCCTGCTGACAGGAGTGCTGAAGCAGGAAGCCAAGCCAGAGGCCTTCGTCCTCTCCGCTTTGGAAATGTCATCCACCTGA